The following proteins come from a genomic window of Miscanthus floridulus cultivar M001 chromosome 2, ASM1932011v1, whole genome shotgun sequence:
- the LOC136522211 gene encoding nicotianamine synthase 3-like yields MVVMGKEEEQQQQEEEVQEEARVVVQQETTADEEAEAALVHKISGLAAAIAKLPSLSPSPEVNALFTDLVTACIPRSTVDVERLAPELQRMRASLIRLCADAEALLEAHYSDLLATFDNPLDHLTLFPYFSNYLLLSQLEHGLLARHVPGPPPARVAFVGSGPLPLSSLVLAARHLPAAAFDNYDICGDANDRARRLVRADAALAARMAFRTSDVADVTRDLAGYDVVFLAALVGMAAEEKARVVEHLGRHMAPGAALVVRSAHGARGFLYPVVDPEEIRRGGFDVLAVHHPEGEVINSVIIARKPVPAVDAHAVAGVGHAHAHGAVLSRPCLCCEMEARAHQKMEEVAMEQLPS; encoded by the coding sequence ATGGTCGTCATGggcaaggaggaggagcagcagcagcaggaggaggaggtccAAGAAGAAGCACGAGTCGTCGTCCAGCAAGAGACGACGGCGGATGAGGAGGCCGAGGCGGCGCTGGTGCACAAGATCTCCGGCCTGGCCGCCGCCATCGCGAAGCTGCCGTCGCTGAGCCCGTCGCCGGAGGTGAACGCGCTCTTCACCGACCTCGTGACGGCCTGCATCCCGCGCAGCACGGTGGACGTGGAGCGCCTGGCCCCGGAGCTGCAGCGCATGCGCGCGTCGCTCATCCGCCTCTGCGCCGACGCCGAGGCCCTGCTGGAGGCGCACTACTCCGACCTGCTGGCGACCTTCGACAACCCGCTGGACCACCTGACGCTCTTCCCCTACTTCAGCAACTACCTGCTGCTGAGCCAGCTGGAGCACGGCCTGCTGGCGCGCCACGTCCCGGGCCCGCCGCCGGCCCGCGTCGCCTTCGTCGGCTCCGGCCCGCTCCCGCTCAGCTCCCTCGTGCTCGCGGCACGccacctccccgccgccgccttcgACAACTACGACATCTGCGGGGATGCCAACGACCGGGCGCGCCGCCTCGTGCGCGCCGACGCCGCGCTCGCCGCGCGCATGGCGTTCCGCACCTCCGACGTGGCCGACGTCACCAGGGATCTAGCCGGATACGACGTCGTCTTCCTGGCGGCGCTTGTGGGCATGGCCGCCGAGGAGAAGGCCCGCGTGGTGGAGCACCTCGGGAGGCACATGGCCCCCGGCGCCGCGTTGGTGGTGCGGAGCGCGCACGGCGCGCGCGGGTTCCTGTACCCCGTCGTGGACCCCGAGGAGATCCGCCGGGGTGGCTTCGACGTGCTCGCCGTGCACCACCCAGAGGGGGAGGTGATCAACTCCGTCATCATCGCGCGCAAGCCTGTCCCCGCCGTCGACGCGCACGCCGTCGCTGGGGTGGGGCACGCGCATGCGCACGGCGCCGTGCTCAGCCGGCCCTGCC